A genomic region of Pseudoxanthomonas suwonensis contains the following coding sequences:
- a CDS encoding redoxin domain-containing protein: MNAATLQELPRELPWLNAQAASLHELRGRPVVLAFVNAASVWCAQRLAELAQWQGRNPGRIQVLVVQVPRFDSERVPQRSLKLLRRLGVASPVLLDADWAAWQRYGIEAWPTLLLVDADGAERERIVGLGGDLDRSLFALIEGLPPPLEEDLVSAETLPEPRLSLRFPAGIAASGDRLYIADSGHHRILECSHAGRILRQFGLGTADFMDGPADQAAFNRPQGLALEREHLYVADAGNHALRRIQLGTGQVDTLCGNGRPGDPAEGPVNPAARGPLHHPLALAAAANQVHIASAGDNRIWSYDLGRGELRLRAGSGRLELRDGNAMMAAFAQPAGLAAVQQVLYVCDALGSAVRSLQLRNDLVQTLVGQGPWEFGDTDGPRSSARLQHPLGIALSADAPLLWIADSGNGMLRTLRLGGGELSTVELPRRLHGPTGLAIAGGAVWIAETDAHGVLRYDIVTGSLEDVSIDE; the protein is encoded by the coding sequence ATGAACGCGGCCACCCTCCAGGAACTGCCCCGCGAACTGCCCTGGCTCAACGCCCAGGCAGCCTCCCTGCACGAGTTGCGCGGCCGCCCGGTGGTGCTGGCGTTCGTCAACGCCGCCTCGGTCTGGTGCGCGCAGCGCCTGGCGGAACTGGCGCAGTGGCAGGGGCGCAACCCCGGCCGCATCCAGGTGCTGGTGGTGCAGGTGCCGCGCTTCGACAGCGAGCGGGTGCCGCAGCGCTCGCTCAAGCTGCTGCGCCGGCTGGGCGTGGCCTCGCCGGTGCTGCTCGACGCCGACTGGGCCGCGTGGCAGCGCTACGGCATCGAGGCCTGGCCGACGCTGCTGCTGGTCGACGCCGACGGCGCCGAGCGCGAGCGCATCGTCGGCCTCGGCGGCGACCTGGACCGCTCGCTGTTCGCGCTGATCGAGGGCCTGCCGCCGCCGCTGGAGGAGGACCTGGTCTCCGCCGAGACCCTGCCCGAGCCGCGCCTGAGCCTGCGCTTCCCGGCCGGGATCGCCGCCAGCGGCGACCGCCTGTACATCGCCGACAGCGGCCACCACCGCATCCTCGAATGCAGCCACGCCGGCCGCATCCTGCGCCAGTTCGGGCTGGGCACCGCCGACTTCATGGACGGCCCGGCCGACCAGGCCGCGTTCAACCGCCCGCAGGGCCTGGCCCTGGAGCGCGAGCACCTCTACGTCGCCGACGCCGGCAACCACGCCCTGCGCCGGATCCAGCTGGGCACCGGCCAGGTGGACACGCTGTGCGGCAACGGCCGGCCGGGCGATCCGGCCGAGGGGCCGGTCAATCCGGCCGCGCGCGGCCCGCTGCACCATCCGCTGGCGCTGGCCGCGGCCGCCAACCAGGTGCACATCGCCAGCGCCGGCGACAACCGTATCTGGAGCTACGACCTGGGCCGTGGCGAACTGCGCCTGCGCGCCGGCTCCGGCCGCCTGGAACTGCGCGACGGCAACGCGATGATGGCCGCGTTCGCGCAGCCGGCGGGCCTGGCCGCGGTGCAGCAGGTGCTGTACGTGTGCGACGCGCTGGGCTCGGCAGTGCGCTCGCTGCAGCTGCGCAACGACCTGGTCCAGACCCTGGTCGGGCAGGGTCCGTGGGAGTTCGGCGACACCGACGGCCCGCGCTCGTCGGCGCGGCTGCAGCATCCGCTGGGGATCGCCCTGAGCGCCGACGCGCCGCTGCTGTGGATCGCCGACAGCGGCAACGGCATGCTGCGCACCCTGCGCCTGGGCGGCGGCGAGCTGAGCACGGTCGAGCTGCCGCGGCGCCTGCACGGCCCCACCGGCCTGGCCATCGCCGGCGGCGCGGTCTGGATCGCCGAAACCGACGCCCATGGCGTGCTGCGCTACGACATCGTCACCGGCAGCCTGGAAGACGTGTCGAT
- a CDS encoding low molecular weight protein-tyrosine-phosphatase, with amino-acid sequence MKSAATRLLVVCLGNICRSPLAEGALRARIEASPLAGRVQVDSAGTGGWHAGEPPDRRAIACARGHGVDIAALRARQLRSRDFADFDWLLCADADNLRDVRRLAPPPARERVALLLDWAGTVPAGEVPDPYYGHSDHFEEVWQLVDTAAQAVVARLSARPVSGIIGP; translated from the coding sequence ATGAAGTCGGCAGCTACCCGGCTCCTCGTGGTGTGCCTGGGCAACATCTGCCGTTCGCCGCTGGCCGAAGGCGCGCTGCGCGCGCGGATCGAGGCCTCGCCGCTGGCCGGCCGGGTCCAGGTGGACTCGGCCGGCACCGGCGGCTGGCACGCCGGCGAGCCGCCGGACCGGCGTGCCATCGCCTGCGCACGCGGCCACGGCGTGGACATCGCGGCGCTGCGCGCCCGCCAGCTCCGCAGCCGCGACTTCGCCGACTTCGACTGGCTGCTGTGCGCCGACGCCGACAACCTGCGCGACGTGCGCCGGCTGGCGCCGCCGCCGGCCCGCGAGCGCGTGGCGCTGCTGCTGGACTGGGCCGGCACCGTGCCCGCGGGCGAAGTGCCGGACCCGTACTACGGCCACAGCGACCACTTCGAGGAGGTCTGGCAACTGGTCGATACAGCCGCACAGGCGGTCGTCGCGCGCCTGTCCGCCCGGCCGGTGTCCGGCATAATCGGCCCATGA
- the kdsB gene encoding 3-deoxy-manno-octulosonate cytidylyltransferase: MPDFVVAIPARYAASRLPGKPLRPLGGEPLVLHVARRALEAGAREVWLATDDERVAAAVAGVAGVRVAMTSPDHASGTDRLAECSATAGWDDDTVVVNLQGDEPFAPPSGIREVARALVDSGAPMATLAEPLADAQTLFDPNTVKLVRAASGDALYFSRAPLPWPRDAFARDRSVLPAGGHWLRHIGIYAYRAGFLQTFARMPPGRLEQVESLEQLRVLEAGHRIAVALAPAPFPPGVDTPEDLARAEARLQGAGG, from the coding sequence TTGCCCGATTTCGTCGTCGCCATCCCGGCCCGCTACGCCGCCAGCCGCCTACCGGGCAAGCCGCTGCGCCCGCTCGGCGGCGAGCCGCTGGTCCTGCACGTCGCCCGCCGCGCGCTCGAAGCGGGTGCGCGCGAGGTCTGGCTGGCCACCGACGACGAGCGCGTGGCCGCGGCCGTCGCCGGCGTCGCCGGCGTGCGCGTGGCGATGACCTCGCCCGACCACGCTTCCGGCACCGACCGCCTGGCCGAATGCTCCGCCACCGCCGGCTGGGACGACGACACCGTGGTGGTCAACCTGCAGGGCGACGAACCCTTCGCTCCGCCCAGCGGTATCCGCGAGGTCGCGCGCGCGCTGGTCGACAGCGGCGCGCCGATGGCGACCCTGGCCGAGCCACTCGCCGATGCGCAGACCCTGTTCGACCCGAACACGGTCAAGCTGGTCCGCGCCGCCTCCGGCGATGCGCTGTACTTCAGCCGCGCGCCGCTGCCGTGGCCGCGCGATGCCTTCGCCCGCGACCGCAGCGTGCTGCCGGCGGGCGGGCACTGGCTGCGCCACATCGGCATCTACGCCTACCGCGCCGGCTTCCTGCAGACCTTCGCGCGGATGCCGCCCGGCCGGCTGGAGCAGGTCGAATCGCTGGAGCAGCTGCGGGTGCTGGAGGCCGGCCACCGGATCGCGGTGGCGCTGGCGCCGGCGCCGTTCCCGCCGGGCGTGGACACGCCCGAGGACCTGGCCCGCGCCGAGGCGCGGCTGCAGGGCGCCGGCGGATGA
- the lpxK gene encoding tetraacyldisaccharide 4'-kinase, which yields MSKGAPRTPAWWFGDAAVPVWARLLAPVYAGVVALRGHLYRTGLLRQRRVEVPVLVIGNLAAGGAGKTPLTLAVVQKLREAGWRPGVASRGYGRRDEGVPRWVTAETAPEEGGDEPVLIARRLAVPVRVDRDRAAAARALAEAGCDIVVCDDGLQHYRLARDVEIEVVDGTRRYGNGRMLPAGPLREPVERGRCCDFRVVNLGHAAEPGGTGFGEWPMQLQSRAALPIAGGRPRALASYIGIRVHAVAGIGNPQRFFDMLRALGVGVVPHAFPDHHAYRAEDLEFGNDLPVLMTEKDAVKCAPFADARCYSVPVDAELPAAFWVALLDRLARLR from the coding sequence ATGAGCAAGGGAGCGCCACGAACGCCGGCCTGGTGGTTCGGTGATGCGGCCGTGCCGGTGTGGGCGCGGCTGCTGGCACCGGTCTACGCCGGCGTGGTCGCGTTGCGTGGGCACCTGTACCGGACCGGCCTGTTGCGCCAGCGCCGGGTCGAGGTGCCGGTGCTGGTGATCGGCAACCTGGCCGCCGGCGGCGCCGGCAAGACCCCATTGACCCTGGCCGTGGTGCAGAAGCTGCGCGAGGCCGGGTGGCGCCCGGGCGTGGCCAGCCGCGGCTACGGCCGCCGCGACGAAGGCGTGCCGCGCTGGGTGACCGCGGAAACCGCGCCGGAGGAGGGCGGCGACGAACCGGTGCTGATCGCGCGCCGGCTCGCCGTGCCGGTGCGGGTGGACCGCGATCGCGCCGCCGCGGCGCGCGCGCTGGCCGAGGCCGGCTGCGACATCGTGGTCTGCGACGACGGCCTGCAGCACTACCGCCTGGCCCGAGACGTCGAGATCGAAGTGGTCGACGGCACCCGCCGCTACGGCAACGGTCGGATGCTGCCGGCCGGCCCGCTGCGCGAGCCGGTCGAGCGCGGCCGCTGCTGCGACTTCCGCGTGGTCAACCTCGGCCATGCCGCCGAGCCGGGCGGGACCGGCTTCGGCGAATGGCCGATGCAGCTGCAGTCGCGCGCGGCCCTGCCCATCGCCGGCGGGCGGCCGCGTGCGCTGGCCTCGTACATCGGCATCCGCGTGCACGCGGTGGCCGGCATCGGCAACCCGCAGCGCTTCTTCGACATGCTGCGCGCGCTGGGCGTGGGCGTGGTCCCGCACGCCTTCCCCGACCACCACGCCTACCGTGCCGAGGACCTGGAGTTCGGCAACGATCTGCCGGTGCTGATGACCGAGAAGGACGCGGTCAAGTGCGCGCCGTTCGCCGACGCGCGCTGCTATTCGGTTCCGGTTGACGCCGAACTGCCCGCCGCGTTCTGGGTCGCGCTGCTGGACCGCCTGGCGCGCCTGCGCTGA
- the msbA gene encoding lipid A export permease/ATP-binding protein MsbA produces MSGRHPPAWPIYRRLLGYAGRYRVFLAAALLGMLVEAGAGAAFIWLMEPLTNRGFVNPEPRMAVLLPLAIVGLFVLRSAATFVTDYGMARTGRSVVRDLREQVLAKYLRLPSTQFDAESTPVMVSRLNFDTEQVTQASSEALKTLVTDTLTIVYLLALMLYMSVKVTLAMLLITPLIGVIVWYVGKRYRRISGGIQDGMGRMAASAEQSLSAQQDVKIHGAQAQEISRYSGLANRILGLNMKVETTRAAASGMVQLLAAIALALIVAVATREALAGRLNAGQFISLMTAMMGIIPSLRRITNVQTAIARGVAASERLFAILDAEEEADTGTRTLGRARGELVFDQVSLRYRDQPGFALDDISFSARPGTVTAIVGRSGSGKTSLVRLVPRFYEPSSGHITLDGVELHDYRMADLRRQIALVGQKVMLFDDTVAANIAYGMQADRTAIRAAAEAANAWEFIERLPHGLDTPIGENGALLSGGQRQRLAIARAILRDAPVLILDEATAALDNESERLVQDALQRLMPERTTLVIAHRLSTIEHADQVLVLDHGRLVERGNHAELMAAGGLYAHLHGMQFRERRAG; encoded by the coding sequence TTGAGCGGCCGCCACCCGCCGGCCTGGCCGATCTACCGGCGCCTGCTCGGCTACGCCGGGCGCTACCGGGTGTTCCTGGCCGCGGCGCTGCTGGGCATGCTGGTGGAGGCGGGCGCCGGCGCGGCCTTCATCTGGCTGATGGAGCCGCTGACCAACCGCGGCTTCGTCAATCCCGAGCCGCGCATGGCGGTGCTGCTGCCGCTGGCCATCGTCGGCCTGTTCGTGCTGCGCAGCGCGGCCACCTTCGTCACCGACTACGGCATGGCCCGCACCGGCCGCAGCGTGGTCCGCGACCTGCGCGAGCAGGTGCTGGCCAAGTACCTGCGGCTGCCGTCGACCCAGTTCGATGCCGAGTCCACGCCGGTGATGGTCAGCCGCCTGAACTTCGACACCGAGCAGGTCACCCAGGCCAGTTCCGAGGCGCTCAAGACCCTGGTCACCGACACCCTGACCATCGTCTACCTCCTGGCGCTGATGCTCTACATGAGCGTCAAGGTGACCCTGGCGATGCTGCTGATCACCCCGCTGATCGGGGTGATCGTGTGGTACGTGGGCAAGCGCTACCGCCGGATCAGCGGCGGCATCCAGGACGGCATGGGCCGCATGGCCGCCAGCGCCGAGCAGTCGCTGTCCGCGCAGCAGGACGTGAAGATCCATGGCGCGCAGGCGCAGGAGATTTCGCGCTACTCGGGGCTGGCCAACCGCATCCTCGGCCTGAACATGAAGGTCGAAACCACCCGCGCGGCCGCGTCGGGCATGGTCCAGCTGCTGGCGGCGATCGCCCTGGCGCTGATCGTGGCGGTGGCCACGCGCGAGGCGCTGGCCGGGCGGCTCAACGCCGGCCAGTTCATCAGCCTGATGACCGCGATGATGGGCATCATCCCGTCGCTGCGCCGGATCACCAACGTGCAGACTGCGATCGCGCGCGGCGTGGCCGCGTCCGAGCGGCTGTTCGCGATCCTCGACGCCGAGGAGGAGGCCGACACCGGCACGCGCACCCTCGGCCGCGCGCGCGGCGAACTGGTGTTCGACCAGGTCAGCCTGCGCTACCGCGACCAGCCCGGCTTCGCCCTGGACGACATCAGCTTCAGCGCGCGGCCGGGCACGGTGACCGCGATCGTCGGCCGCTCCGGCAGCGGCAAGACCAGCCTGGTGCGGCTGGTGCCGCGCTTCTACGAGCCCAGCAGCGGCCACATCACCCTCGACGGAGTGGAGCTGCACGACTACCGCATGGCCGACCTGCGCCGGCAGATCGCCCTGGTCGGGCAGAAGGTGATGCTGTTCGACGACACCGTGGCGGCCAACATCGCCTACGGCATGCAGGCCGACCGCACTGCGATCCGCGCCGCGGCCGAGGCGGCCAACGCCTGGGAGTTCATCGAGCGCCTGCCGCACGGCCTGGACACGCCGATCGGCGAGAACGGCGCGCTGCTGTCCGGCGGCCAGCGCCAGCGCCTGGCGATCGCCCGCGCGATCCTGCGCGACGCGCCGGTGCTGATCCTGGACGAGGCCACCGCCGCGCTGGACAACGAGTCCGAGCGGCTGGTGCAGGACGCGCTGCAGCGGCTGATGCCCGAGCGCACCACGCTGGTGATCGCGCACCGGCTGTCGACCATCGAGCACGCCGACCAGGTGCTGGTGCTGGACCACGGCCGCCTGGTCGAGCGCGGCAATCACGCCGAGCTGATGGCTGCCGGTGGACTGTACGCGCACCTGCACGGCATGCAGTTCCGCGAGCGCCGGGCCGGATGA
- a CDS encoding ExbD/TolR family protein, whose protein sequence is MRIRDQRAYDEPGIDLVPLIDVILVLIIFFVITTTFDVRSTLQLQLPVASPQAPPPARTLNIIVNADGRYFVGEREVLRTDIEAVKQAIVEAAGDDRELPVMLRADARTPYQAVVTAQDALAQLGFRRIAIATAPDTPAPEPQS, encoded by the coding sequence ATGCGCATCCGCGACCAGCGCGCCTACGACGAGCCGGGCATCGACCTGGTGCCGCTGATCGACGTGATCCTGGTGCTGATCATCTTCTTCGTGATCACCACCACCTTCGACGTGCGCTCCACGCTGCAGCTGCAGCTGCCGGTGGCCAGCCCGCAGGCGCCGCCGCCGGCGCGGACCCTGAACATCATCGTCAATGCCGACGGCCGCTACTTCGTCGGCGAGCGCGAGGTCCTGCGCACCGACATCGAGGCGGTCAAGCAGGCCATAGTGGAAGCGGCCGGCGACGACCGCGAACTGCCGGTCATGCTGCGCGCCGACGCGCGCACGCCGTACCAGGCGGTGGTCACCGCCCAGGACGCGCTGGCCCAGCTGGGCTTCCGCCGGATCGCCATCGCCACCGCGCCGGACACGCCGGCACCGGAGCCGCAGTCTTGA
- a CDS encoding MotA/TolQ/ExbB proton channel family protein — protein MWELVKAGGWPMLPLLLLGVAALAIILERLWSLRRAEVMPPKLGEEVRNWAARGQLDPAHIESLRRNSPLGELLAAALDVRHKPREMVRERLEDTGRHLVFKMEKFLSALGTIASAGPLLGLLGTVVGMIQMFLGILDHGLGDVSQLAGGIGKALVCTATGMIVAVPALIFHRFFRSRIAGYVIEMEQEATALLDALDNARPAPQVPPAVAAQAAAARAAAARPAPAAPVRR, from the coding sequence GTGTGGGAGCTGGTCAAGGCCGGTGGATGGCCGATGCTGCCGTTGCTGCTGCTGGGCGTGGCGGCCCTGGCGATCATCCTGGAGCGGCTGTGGAGCCTGCGCCGCGCCGAGGTCATGCCGCCGAAGCTGGGTGAGGAGGTCCGCAACTGGGCCGCGCGCGGCCAGCTGGACCCGGCCCACATCGAATCCCTGCGCCGCAACTCGCCGCTGGGCGAGCTGCTGGCCGCCGCGCTGGACGTGCGCCACAAGCCGCGCGAGATGGTCCGCGAGCGGCTGGAGGACACCGGCCGCCACCTGGTGTTCAAGATGGAGAAGTTCCTCAGCGCGCTGGGCACCATCGCCAGCGCCGGCCCGCTGCTGGGCCTGCTGGGCACGGTGGTGGGCATGATCCAGATGTTCCTGGGCATCCTCGACCACGGCCTGGGCGACGTGAGCCAGCTCGCCGGCGGCATCGGCAAGGCGCTGGTCTGCACCGCCACCGGCATGATCGTCGCGGTGCCGGCGCTGATCTTCCACCGCTTCTTCCGCAGCCGCATCGCCGGCTACGTGATCGAGATGGAACAGGAGGCCACCGCGCTGCTCGACGCGCTGGACAACGCCCGCCCGGCGCCGCAGGTCCCGCCGGCCGTGGCCGCGCAGGCCGCCGCGGCCCGCGCCGCCGCCGCGCGCCCGGCGCCGGCCGCGCCGGTCCGCCGCTGA
- a CDS encoding DNA internalization-related competence protein ComEC/Rec2, translating into MASVASAVAAWARSSASTGPAPPHPLGLGCAAALLAGAVAGLFLPALPPAPLRWLALVAGVLAWTWPWRGRAAGALLVGVGWAGLHAGWALAAWLPPDLEAREVRVAGQVLGLPQHEARRTRFQFRVEGDDAPEPLRGRRLQLSWYDDFGAQEAGPRMALQPGARWEFQLKLRAPRGLANPGGFDAGRHALAQRIAATGYVRAPQLARELAPAAGIDAWRARMATRIEAAVPSPSSRFVRALALGDTRGLDDADWETLRAVGLTHLIAISGFHVGLVAGFFAWLAVVAWWLCPSLGRWWPRPQAAAVAAVLGAAGYAAVAGFALPTVRTLLMIAVVAGARLGRRPLGAWQALSLALAVMLLVDPLAVLQAGFWLSFAGVAWLVWCLPAQAGRRWLRDFLTAQGVATLGLLPLGAVLFLQASLAGPLANLLAVPWWSLVVVPLSLLGTGLEALHAGAGGWAWRAAAACFDPSWALFERMAASPLALWWLPEARAWALPLALFGAFWLLLPRGVPGWPLALLLWLPLLWPARELPRPGGVELHVLDVGQGLAVVVRSADHALLYDAGPAVRDGWDAGERAVMPALRALGIARLDRVVISHADQDHAGGWPAVRRGVPVDASLAPAGAPVDVQGACEAEQGWTWDGVRFGFLHPPPHFPYLRNEASCVLRIESPHGVVLLPGDIGEVVERRLLREPAALRADVVVVAHHGSDGSSSAGFVAATGARLALVAAGHGNRFGHPREAVVRRWQRHGAEVLATPRSGAIRVWLDADGLAVRERRAWRSRSWHPDDPPL; encoded by the coding sequence ATGGCGTCGGTCGCGTCCGCCGTCGCCGCATGGGCCAGGTCGTCCGCGAGCACCGGGCCGGCGCCGCCGCATCCACTGGGCCTGGGCTGCGCGGCGGCGTTGCTGGCCGGGGCGGTGGCCGGCCTGTTCCTGCCGGCGCTGCCGCCGGCGCCGCTGCGCTGGCTGGCGCTGGTCGCCGGCGTGCTGGCATGGACATGGCCGTGGCGCGGCCGCGCCGCCGGTGCGCTGCTGGTCGGGGTGGGCTGGGCCGGCCTGCATGCGGGCTGGGCGCTCGCCGCGTGGCTGCCGCCGGACCTGGAGGCACGCGAGGTGCGCGTCGCCGGGCAGGTGCTGGGCCTGCCGCAGCACGAGGCGCGGCGCACGCGCTTCCAGTTCCGGGTGGAGGGCGACGACGCACCGGAGCCGCTGCGCGGGCGGCGCCTGCAGCTGTCCTGGTACGACGATTTCGGGGCGCAGGAGGCCGGGCCGCGCATGGCGCTGCAGCCGGGTGCGCGCTGGGAGTTCCAGCTGAAGCTGCGCGCGCCGCGCGGGCTCGCCAATCCCGGCGGGTTCGACGCCGGCCGCCATGCACTGGCGCAGCGGATCGCCGCCACCGGCTACGTGCGTGCGCCGCAGCTGGCGCGCGAACTGGCGCCGGCCGCGGGCATCGACGCCTGGCGCGCGCGCATGGCCACGCGGATCGAGGCGGCCGTGCCGTCGCCGTCCTCGCGCTTCGTGCGGGCGCTGGCGCTGGGCGACACGCGTGGGCTGGACGATGCCGACTGGGAGACGTTGCGCGCGGTCGGGTTGACCCATCTGATCGCGATCTCCGGCTTCCATGTCGGCCTGGTCGCGGGGTTCTTCGCCTGGCTGGCGGTGGTGGCCTGGTGGCTGTGCCCGTCGCTGGGGCGGTGGTGGCCGCGCCCGCAGGCCGCGGCGGTCGCGGCGGTGCTGGGTGCGGCCGGCTATGCGGCGGTGGCCGGGTTCGCGCTGCCGACGGTGCGCACGCTGTTGATGATCGCGGTGGTGGCCGGCGCGCGGTTGGGGCGGCGGCCGCTGGGCGCGTGGCAGGCGTTGTCGCTGGCGCTGGCGGTGATGCTGCTGGTGGATCCGCTGGCGGTGCTGCAGGCGGGGTTCTGGCTCAGCTTCGCCGGCGTGGCCTGGCTGGTGTGGTGCTTGCCGGCGCAGGCTGGGCGACGCTGGCTTCGCGATTTCCTGACGGCGCAGGGCGTGGCCACGCTGGGGCTGCTGCCGCTGGGGGCGGTGCTGTTCCTGCAGGCCTCGCTGGCCGGGCCGCTGGCCAACCTGCTGGCGGTGCCGTGGTGGAGCCTGGTGGTGGTGCCGCTGTCGTTGCTGGGTACCGGGCTCGAAGCGTTGCATGCCGGCGCTGGCGGTTGGGCCTGGCGCGCGGCGGCGGCGTGTTTCGATCCGAGCTGGGCGCTGTTCGAGCGCATGGCGGCCAGTCCGCTCGCCTTGTGGTGGCTGCCGGAGGCGCGTGCCTGGGCGTTGCCGCTGGCGCTGTTCGGTGCGTTCTGGCTGTTGCTGCCGCGCGGCGTGCCGGGTTGGCCATTGGCGCTGCTGCTGTGGCTGCCGCTGCTGTGGCCGGCGCGCGAACTGCCGCGCCCGGGCGGGGTGGAACTGCACGTGCTGGACGTGGGGCAGGGCCTGGCGGTGGTGGTGCGCAGCGCCGACCACGCGCTGCTGTACGACGCCGGCCCGGCGGTGCGCGACGGCTGGGATGCGGGCGAGCGCGCGGTGATGCCGGCGTTGCGCGCGTTGGGCATCGCGCGGTTGGACCGGGTGGTGATCAGCCATGCCGACCAGGACCACGCTGGCGGTTGGCCGGCGGTGCGCCGCGGTGTGCCGGTGGACGCATCGCTGGCGCCGGCCGGCGCGCCGGTGGACGTGCAGGGCGCCTGCGAGGCGGAGCAGGGCTGGACCTGGGACGGGGTGCGGTTCGGCTTCCTGCATCCGCCGCCGCATTTCCCCTACCTGCGCAACGAGGCCAGCTGCGTGCTGCGGATCGAGTCGCCGCATGGCGTGGTGCTGTTGCCGGGCGACATCGGCGAGGTGGTCGAGCGGCGCCTGCTGCGCGAGCCGGCGGCGTTGCGTGCCGACGTGGTGGTGGTCGCGCACCATGGCAGCGACGGCTCGTCCTCGGCCGGTTTCGTCGCCGCCACCGGCGCGCGCCTGGCGCTGGTGGCGGCCGGCCACGGCAACCGCTTCGGCCACCCGCGCGAGGCGGTGGTGCGTCGCTGGCAGCGCCACGGCGCCGAGGTGCTGGCCACCCCGCGCTCCGGTGCGATCCGCGTCTGGCTCGACGCCGACGGCCTAGCCGTCCGCGAACGCCGCGCCTGGCGTTCCCGCTCCTGGCACCCCGACGACCCGCCGTTGTAG
- a CDS encoding integron integrase, with product MSYPPGNGEISNAGRGSRPGLFEEVRRRLRLKHYSLRTEKAYLGWVRRFVAANGRRHPRELGVVEVEHFLSGLAMLGQVASSTQNQALSALLFLYREVLGTELPWLENVVRAKRPQRLPTVLSAPEVARLLAHMQGRTWLLASLLYGTGMRLMEGLRLRVKDVDFMRQEILVRDGKGGKDRRTVLPRSLAEPLQRELERVRLLHEQDLSAGAGRVWLPHALARKYPQAASDLGWQYLFPADRRSRDPRTGAQGRHHIDDAVLARALKRARAHAGIAKPVSAHTLRHSFATHLLEAGYDIRTVQELLGHKDLSTTQIYTHVLGRGASAVRSPLDL from the coding sequence ATGTCTTATCCGCCCGGAAACGGGGAAATATCCAACGCAGGCCGAGGGTCCAGGCCTGGGTTGTTCGAGGAAGTCCGGCGCCGGCTTCGCCTGAAGCACTACAGCCTGCGTACGGAGAAGGCTTACCTGGGATGGGTCCGCCGGTTCGTGGCGGCCAACGGGCGCCGGCATCCGCGCGAGCTCGGCGTGGTGGAGGTGGAGCATTTCCTGTCCGGGTTGGCCATGCTGGGGCAGGTGGCATCGAGCACCCAGAACCAGGCGTTGTCGGCGCTGCTGTTCCTGTACCGGGAGGTTCTGGGGACGGAGCTGCCGTGGCTGGAGAACGTGGTGCGCGCCAAGCGGCCGCAGCGGTTGCCCACGGTCCTGTCGGCGCCGGAGGTAGCGCGTCTGCTGGCGCACATGCAGGGGCGCACCTGGTTGCTGGCCAGCCTGCTGTATGGCACCGGCATGCGCCTGATGGAGGGGCTGCGCCTGCGGGTGAAGGACGTGGACTTCATGCGGCAGGAGATCCTGGTGCGCGACGGCAAGGGAGGCAAGGACCGGCGCACGGTGTTGCCGCGCTCCTTGGCCGAGCCGCTGCAACGTGAGCTGGAGCGCGTACGCCTGCTCCACGAGCAGGACCTGTCCGCCGGCGCAGGCAGGGTCTGGTTGCCGCACGCGCTGGCCAGGAAATACCCGCAGGCCGCCAGTGACCTGGGCTGGCAGTACCTGTTCCCGGCCGACCGGCGTTCGCGCGATCCGCGTACCGGGGCGCAGGGACGCCATCACATCGACGATGCGGTCCTGGCGCGTGCGCTCAAGCGCGCCCGTGCCCATGCGGGGATCGCCAAGCCGGTCAGCGCCCACACCCTGCGCCATTCCTTCGCCACCCACCTGCTGGAGGCCGGCTACGACATCCGCACCGTGCAGGAACTGCTCGGGCACAAGGACCTGTCGACCACGCAGATCTACACGCACGTGCTGGGCCGTGGCGCTTCGGCGGTGCGCAGTCCGCTGGATCTCTAG